Proteins found in one Hirundo rustica isolate bHirRus1 chromosome Z, bHirRus1.pri.v3, whole genome shotgun sequence genomic segment:
- the GALT gene encoding galactose-1-phosphate uridylyltransferase isoform X2 — protein sequence MESSLAGAAEGGGGFRASEHQHVRYNPLRDDWVLVSAHRVKRPWQGQLEKPPPEDVPRWDPKNPLCPGATRANGEVNPKYEGTFVFPNDFPALQPDAPEPDDSDHPLFRAAPAQGVCKVMCFHPWSDLTLPLMSLPEIRAVIDAWAELAAELGASYPWVQIFENKGAMMGCSNPHPHCQVWASSFLPNEACLEDRTQRQHLSQHGVPMLLEYAEQEARRKERLVVENADWLVVVPYWATWPYQTLLLPRRHVCRLQDLSDSEKDSLASIMQRLLIKYDNLFEVSFPYSMGWHGAPTGAYLEKDCRHWQLHAHYYPPLLRSATVRKFMVGYEMLAQAQRDLTPEQESPPWDSAGVGDGQ from the exons ATGGAGTCGTCGCTGGCGGGGGCGGCGGAGGGGGGTGGTGGCTTCCGCGCCAGCG AGCACCAGCACGTTCGGTACAACCCGCTGCGGGACGACTGGGTGCTGGTATCGGCCCACCGGGTGAAGCGCCCTTGGCAGGGTCAGCTTGAGAAGCCGCCCCCCGAGGATGTGCCCCGCTGGGACCCCAAGAACCCCCTGTGCCCCGGGGCCACCCGGGCCAACGGCGAG GTGAACCCCAAGTACGAGGGTACTTTTGTCTTCCCGAATGACttccctgcactgcagcctGATGCTCCAGAGCCTG ATGACAGTGATCACCCCTTGTTTcgagctgccccagcccagggtgtGTG CAAGGTGatgtgtttccacccctggtCGGACCTGACGTTGCCCCTCATGTCCCTGCCAGAGATCCGGGCTGTCATCGATGcgtgggcagagctggcagctgagctgggtGCTTCCTACCCCTGGGTGCAG ATCTTTGAGAACAAGGGAGCGATGATGGGCTGCTCCAACCCGCACCCCCACTGCCAG GTGTGGGCCAGCAGCTTCCTCCCGAATGAGGCGTGCCTGGAGGACAGGACCCAGCGCCAGCACCTGAGCCAGCACGGCGTGCCCATGCTGCTGGAGTATGCTGAGCAGGAGGCTCGCCGAAAG GAACGGCTGGTGGTGGAGAATGCGGACTGGCTGGTCGTGGTGCCATACTGGGCTACGTGGCCCTACCagaccctgctcctgccccgccGCCACGTCTGTCGCCTCCAGGACCTCAGTGACAGTGAGAAGGACA GCCTGGCCTCCATCATGCAGAGGCTGCTCATCAAGTATGACAACCTCTTTGAAGTCTCCTTTCCCTACTCCATGGGCTGGCATG GAGCCCCCACAGGCGCCTACCTGGAGAAGGACTGCAGGCACTGGCAGCTCCATGCCCACTACTACCCGCCGCTGCTGCGCTCCGCCACTGTCCGCAAGTTCATGGTGGGATATGAGATGCTGGCCCAGGCACAGAGGGACCTCACCCCGGAGCAG GAAAGTCCTCCCTGGGACTCTGCAGGAGTTGGTGATGGACAGTGA
- the GALT gene encoding galactose-1-phosphate uridylyltransferase isoform X1 has translation MESSLAGAAEGGGGFRASEHQHVRYNPLRDDWVLVSAHRVKRPWQGQLEKPPPEDVPRWDPKNPLCPGATRANGEVNPKYEGTFVFPNDFPALQPDAPEPDDSDHPLFRAAPAQGVCKVMCFHPWSDLTLPLMSLPEIRAVIDAWAELAAELGASYPWVQIFENKGAMMGCSNPHPHCQVWASSFLPNEACLEDRTQRQHLSQHGVPMLLEYAEQEARRKERLVVENADWLVVVPYWATWPYQTLLLPRRHVCRLQDLSDSEKDSLASIMQRLLIKYDNLFEVSFPYSMGWHGAPTGAYLEKDCRHWQLHAHYYPPLLRSATVRKFMVGYEMLAQAQRDLTPEQAAERLRSLPEVHYKKRAEEV, from the exons ATGGAGTCGTCGCTGGCGGGGGCGGCGGAGGGGGGTGGTGGCTTCCGCGCCAGCG AGCACCAGCACGTTCGGTACAACCCGCTGCGGGACGACTGGGTGCTGGTATCGGCCCACCGGGTGAAGCGCCCTTGGCAGGGTCAGCTTGAGAAGCCGCCCCCCGAGGATGTGCCCCGCTGGGACCCCAAGAACCCCCTGTGCCCCGGGGCCACCCGGGCCAACGGCGAG GTGAACCCCAAGTACGAGGGTACTTTTGTCTTCCCGAATGACttccctgcactgcagcctGATGCTCCAGAGCCTG ATGACAGTGATCACCCCTTGTTTcgagctgccccagcccagggtgtGTG CAAGGTGatgtgtttccacccctggtCGGACCTGACGTTGCCCCTCATGTCCCTGCCAGAGATCCGGGCTGTCATCGATGcgtgggcagagctggcagctgagctgggtGCTTCCTACCCCTGGGTGCAG ATCTTTGAGAACAAGGGAGCGATGATGGGCTGCTCCAACCCGCACCCCCACTGCCAG GTGTGGGCCAGCAGCTTCCTCCCGAATGAGGCGTGCCTGGAGGACAGGACCCAGCGCCAGCACCTGAGCCAGCACGGCGTGCCCATGCTGCTGGAGTATGCTGAGCAGGAGGCTCGCCGAAAG GAACGGCTGGTGGTGGAGAATGCGGACTGGCTGGTCGTGGTGCCATACTGGGCTACGTGGCCCTACCagaccctgctcctgccccgccGCCACGTCTGTCGCCTCCAGGACCTCAGTGACAGTGAGAAGGACA GCCTGGCCTCCATCATGCAGAGGCTGCTCATCAAGTATGACAACCTCTTTGAAGTCTCCTTTCCCTACTCCATGGGCTGGCATG GAGCCCCCACAGGCGCCTACCTGGAGAAGGACTGCAGGCACTGGCAGCTCCATGCCCACTACTACCCGCCGCTGCTGCGCTCCGCCACTGTCCGCAAGTTCATGGTGGGATATGAGATGCTGGCCCAGGCACAGAGGGACCTCACCCCGGAGCAG gcagctgagcGCCTGAGGAGCCTCCCTGAGGTGCACTACAAGAAGAGAGCTGAGGAGGTGtga
- the SIGMAR1 gene encoding sigma non-opioid intracellular receptor 1: MGAAWGRRALRAGLALGALALVLQGLRGWLAAKRYEFTPAEIAQLARHHAGLDHELAFSKIIVELRKKHPGHILPDEDLQWVFVNAGGWMGSMCLLHASLTEYVLLFGTAVDTGGHSGRYWADISDTIISGTFRQWKEGTTRSEIYYPGDTIVHQAGEATSVQWSAGTWMVEYGRGFIPSTLAFALADTLFSTQDFVTLFYTLRVYAKGLLLEANAFFSTFGC; the protein is encoded by the exons ATGGGCGCGGCGtgggggcggcgggcgctgcgggcCGGGCTGGCGCTGGGCGCGCTGGcgctggtgctgcaggggctgcgCGGGTGGCTGGCGGCCAAGCGCTACGAGTTCACCCCCGCCGAGATCGCACAGCTCGCCCGGCACCACGCGG ggctggaccATGAGCTGGCTTTCTCCAAGATCATTGTGGAGCTGCGAAAGAAGCACCCAGGCCACATCCTGCCAGACGAGGACCTGCAGTGGGTGTTCGTGAATGCGGGCGGGTGGATGGGCTCCATGTGCCTGCTCCATGCCTCCCTCACTGAGTACGTGCTGCTCTTCGGGACAGCTGTTGACACCGGGGGACACTCAG GTCGCTACTGGGCAGATATTTCTGACACCATCATCTCGGGGACATTCCGGCAGTGGAAGGAAGGGACCACCAGAAGTGAGATCTACTATCCAG GGGACACCATCGTGCACCAGGCAGGAGAGGCCACATCCGTGCAGTGGAGTGCGGGCACCTGGATGGTGGAGTACGGCCGGGGCTTCATCCCCTCCACACTCGCCTTTGCCCTGGCTGACACCCTCTTCAGCACTCAGGACTTTGTCACCCTCTTCTACACCCTGCGTGTCTACGCAAAGGGCCTGCTCCTGGAAGCAAATGCCTTCTTCAGCACCTTTGGGTGCTGA